A DNA window from Streptococcus parapneumoniae contains the following coding sequences:
- a CDS encoding Tex family protein — protein MDKKYEKISQDLGVTLKQIDTVLSLTVEGGTIPFIARYRKDMTGSLDEVAIKAIIDLDKSLTNLNDRKEAVLAKIQEQGKLTKELEEAILAAEKLADVEELYLPYKEKRRTKATIAREAGLFPLARLILQNVADLEKEAEKFVCEGFATGKEALAGAVDILVEALSEDVTLRSMTYQEVLRHSKLTSQVKDESLDEKQVFQIYYDFSETVGNMQGYRTLALNRGEKLGVLKVGFEHATDRILAFFAARFKVKNSYIDEVVQQSVKKKVLPAIERRIRTELTEKAEEGAIQLFSDNLRNLLLVAPLKGRVVLGFDPAFRTGAKLAVVDATGKMLTTQVIYPVKPASARQIEESKKDLSDLIGQYGVEIIAIGNGTASRESEAFVAEVLKDFPEVSYVIVNESGASVYSASKLARQEFPDLTVEKRSAISIARRLQDPLAELVKIDPKSIGVGQYQHDVSQKKLSESLDFVVDTVVNQVGVNINTASPALLSHVAGLNKTISENIVKYREEEGKITSRAQIKKVPRLGAKAFEQAAGFLRIPESSNILDNTGVHPENYAAVKELFKRLDIKDLNEEAQSKLKSLSIKEMAQELDLGPETLKDIIADLLKPGRDFRDSFDAPVLRQDVLDIKDLVVGQKLEGVVRNVVDFGAFVDIGIHEDGLIHISHMSRKFIKHPSQVVSVGDLVTVWVKKIDTEREKVNLSLLAPNETD, from the coding sequence ATGGATAAAAAATATGAAAAAATCTCCCAGGATTTGGGAGTGACGTTAAAGCAAATTGATACTGTTCTAAGTTTGACAGTCGAAGGGGGGACTATTCCCTTTATCGCGCGTTATCGCAAGGACATGACTGGTAGTCTGGATGAGGTGGCGATTAAGGCCATTATTGACTTGGATAAAAGTCTGACAAATCTAAATGACCGCAAGGAAGCTGTCTTGGCTAAAATTCAAGAACAAGGCAAGCTGACCAAGGAGTTGGAAGAAGCTATCTTAGCAGCCGAAAAATTAGCAGATGTAGAAGAACTCTATCTTCCATACAAGGAAAAACGTCGAACCAAGGCAACCATTGCCCGTGAAGCTGGACTCTTCCCACTTGCTCGCTTGATTTTGCAGAATGTAGCGGACTTAGAGAAAGAGGCTGAAAAGTTTGTCTGTGAAGGATTTGCGACTGGTAAGGAGGCCTTGGCTGGTGCAGTTGATATTTTGGTCGAAGCTTTATCGGAAGATGTGACCTTGCGTTCCATGACTTATCAGGAGGTGCTGAGACACTCCAAACTCACTTCCCAAGTCAAGGATGAAAGTCTTGATGAAAAGCAGGTTTTTCAGATTTATTATGATTTTTCTGAGACAGTTGGAAATATGCAGGGTTATCGTACCTTGGCCCTTAATCGTGGGGAGAAGCTAGGTGTCTTGAAGGTCGGTTTTGAACATGCGACGGATCGTATTCTAGCTTTCTTTGCTGCTCGTTTCAAGGTGAAAAATTCCTATATTGATGAAGTCGTTCAGCAATCTGTTAAGAAAAAAGTCTTGCCTGCTATCGAGCGTCGTATTCGGACAGAATTGACTGAAAAAGCAGAAGAAGGAGCTATCCAACTCTTTTCTGACAATCTACGCAATCTCCTCTTGGTTGCTCCGCTGAAAGGGCGCGTGGTTCTTGGGTTTGACCCAGCATTTCGTACAGGTGCCAAGCTAGCTGTCGTAGATGCAACGGGTAAAATGCTGACAACTCAGGTCATTTATCCTGTCAAACCAGCATCAGCTCGTCAAATCGAAGAATCCAAGAAAGATCTGTCAGACTTGATTGGTCAATACGGTGTAGAGATTATTGCCATCGGAAATGGTACTGCTAGTCGTGAAAGTGAAGCCTTTGTGGCAGAAGTCCTTAAGGATTTTCCTGAGGTTAGTTATGTCATCGTAAATGAAAGTGGTGCTTCTGTCTATTCTGCCAGCAAGCTTGCTCGTCAGGAGTTTCCAGACTTGACCGTTGAAAAACGTTCGGCTATTTCTATCGCCCGTCGTTTGCAAGATCCTCTTGCCGAATTGGTCAAAATCGATCCTAAGTCAATCGGTGTCGGTCAATACCAGCATGATGTCAGCCAGAAGAAACTATCTGAGAGTCTGGACTTTGTCGTGGATACAGTGGTAAACCAAGTCGGTGTCAATATCAATACGGCCAGCCCGGCTCTTCTTTCCCATGTAGCTGGACTCAATAAAACCATCTCTGAAAATATCGTCAAATACCGTGAAGAAGAAGGAAAAATCACTTCACGCGCCCAAATCAAGAAAGTTCCTCGTCTGGGAGCCAAGGCCTTTGAACAGGCTGCTGGTTTCCTCCGTATCCCTGAAAGTAGCAATATTCTTGATAATACTGGAGTTCACCCAGAAAATTACGCTGCCGTTAAAGAACTCTTCAAACGCTTGGACATCAAGGACCTAAATGAAGAAGCCCAAAGTAAACTCAAGTCGCTTTCAATCAAGGAAATGGCGCAAGAGCTAGACCTTGGTCCAGAAACCCTTAAAGATATCATTGCTGACCTTCTCAAACCAGGTCGAGATTTCCGTGATTCCTTTGATGCACCTGTGCTTCGCCAAGATGTCCTAGATATCAAAGACTTAGTGGTTGGTCAGAAGCTAGAGGGTGTTGTGCGTAACGTCGTTGACTTTGGTGCCTTCGTTGATATTGGGATTCACGAGGACGGCTTGATTCATATTTCCCACATGAGCCGCAAATTTATCAAACATCCTAGCCAAGTGGTATCCGTTGGTGATTTGGTAACGGTTTGGGTTAAGAAAATCGATACTGAACGTGAAAAAGTCAATCTGTCGCTTCTAGCTCCAAATGAAACTGACTGA
- a CDS encoding SprT family protein yields MKLTDYVKQVSLEDFGRPFIHQAQWNSRLRSTGGRFFPKDGHLDFNPKVYQELGLDVFRKVVRHELCHYHLYFQGKGYQHKDRDFKELLKAVDGLRFVPALPNSNSNPIKLYRCQSCQQSYHRKRKIDTKRYRCGLCRGKLLLINQPED; encoded by the coding sequence ATGAAACTGACTGATTACGTCAAGCAAGTTTCGCTAGAAGACTTCGGCAGACCTTTTATCCATCAAGCTCAGTGGAATTCTCGTCTACGTTCGACAGGTGGGCGATTTTTCCCCAAAGATGGGCATTTGGATTTTAATCCCAAGGTTTATCAGGAACTGGGTCTGGATGTTTTTAGGAAAGTTGTCCGACATGAACTCTGTCATTATCACCTCTATTTTCAAGGAAAGGGCTATCAACACAAGGATCGGGATTTTAAGGAACTGTTGAAAGCAGTGGATGGATTACGCTTTGTGCCAGCCTTACCCAATAGCAACTCTAACCCAATCAAGCTCTATCGTTGCCAATCCTGCCAGCAAAGTTATCATCGCAAGCGAAAGATTGATACCAAACGCTATCGCTGTGGACTTTGTCGAGGTAAATTGCTACTGATAAATCAGCCTGAGGACTGA
- a CDS encoding PspC domain-containing protein, whose amino-acid sequence MNSKFYKMRRNRMISGVLAGLSDKWHFDVTLVRFLFAIFTVANFGLGVIIYIILASVMPTKEEIEAEMYGTGPRKRKEAQAIDDNEGWFW is encoded by the coding sequence ATGAACAGTAAATTTTATAAAATGAGACGAAATCGCATGATTTCAGGAGTTTTGGCAGGTTTGTCAGACAAGTGGCACTTTGATGTTACCCTTGTTCGTTTTCTATTTGCTATTTTTACAGTCGCAAACTTTGGACTTGGCGTGATTATCTATATCATCCTAGCTTCTGTCATGCCAACCAAGGAAGAAATCGAAGCAGAAATGTACGGAACAGGCCCACGTAAACGCAAAGAAGCCCAAGCTATTGACGATAATGAAGGCTGGTTTTGGTGA